A window of the Oscillospiraceae bacterium genome harbors these coding sequences:
- the hypE gene encoding hydrogenase expression/formation protein HypE: MKIELRHGAGGADTAGLIDSIFARHFHNAVLDKMEDGAVLPRPAGELVLTTDSFVVQPLEFSGGNIGRLAVCGTVNDLSCMGAVPKYLTAGFILEEGLETDTLERMVASMAATAKEAGVSIVAGDTKVIEGNGGMYINTAGAGIRPQGRCVSAANLCPGDQLILSGTLGEHHAVILSSRMGLQTSLKSDCAPLNAMTEALFSAGVSVHTMRDITRGGLATVACELAKASGCALAIEESALPVSEGVHALCGILGLDPLTMGNEGKLLIAVPQADTAHALATVKAVPYGENAAVIGTVCAGSGVTLQTAIGGRRVLSPLRGEGLPRIC; encoded by the coding sequence ATGAAAATTGAACTGCGCCATGGAGCGGGCGGGGCAGATACTGCAGGCTTGATTGACAGCATTTTTGCACGCCATTTTCACAATGCGGTGCTTGATAAAATGGAAGACGGCGCGGTGCTGCCCCGCCCGGCGGGTGAATTGGTGTTGACGACAGACAGCTTTGTGGTGCAGCCACTGGAGTTTTCAGGCGGGAACATCGGGCGGCTGGCGGTTTGTGGTACGGTAAATGACCTTTCCTGCATGGGGGCTGTGCCAAAATATTTGACAGCCGGCTTTATTTTGGAGGAGGGCCTCGAGACTGATACACTGGAGCGCATGGTTGCCTCTATGGCGGCAACCGCAAAAGAGGCCGGCGTTTCTATTGTTGCGGGCGATACCAAAGTAATAGAGGGAAACGGCGGTATGTACATCAATACTGCCGGAGCAGGGATTCGCCCGCAGGGCCGCTGTGTTTCGGCGGCCAACCTGTGCCCCGGTGACCAGCTGATCCTTTCCGGTACACTGGGCGAGCACCACGCGGTGATTCTGTCGTCGCGCATGGGCCTGCAGACAAGCTTAAAAAGTGACTGCGCGCCGCTGAATGCTATGACAGAAGCACTCTTTTCTGCAGGCGTCTCTGTGCACACAATGCGCGACATTACCCGCGGCGGGCTGGCAACGGTCGCCTGTGAATTGGCGAAAGCCTCTGGTTGTGCACTCGCAATAGAGGAAAGCGCACTGCCTGTTTCCGAGGGTGTGCACGCCCTGTGCGGTATTTTGGGGCTTGACCCACTGACGATGGGAAATGAGGGCAAACTTCTGATTGCGGTGCCGCAGGCAGATACTGCACACGCACTGGCAACTGTAAAAGCGGTACCTTATGGGGAAAACGCCGCAGTCATCGGCACGGTCTGTGCCGGCAGCGGCGTCACGCTGCAGACAGCCATCGGCGGGCGGCGGGTGCTGTCGCCGCTGCGCGGAGAGGGTCTGCCGCGCATTTGCTGA
- a CDS encoding nickel-dependent hydrogenase large subunit has protein sequence MGSHTVIPFGPQHPVLPEPVHLDLELEDEKVIRAIPSIGYVHRGLEKLVEKRQFTEYVYVAERICGICSFGHGWGYCKAVEGNMNIEVPPRARYLRTIWHELSRLHSHLLWLGLLADGMGFESLFMNAWRLREQILDIFEATTGGRVIFSVCKVGGVRRDIDNSTLRGISQKLLDMRAELKRVTDTFFEEPTAVSRLRGVGVLSREKAQDLCCVGPMARASGIPLDIRMVDTDGAYQDLNFQPCLSNDGDCYARCRVRVDELFTSIDLIRQAVEKIPEGDLSVPVKGNPAGEFFTRIEQPRGEALYYVKGNGTKYLDRMRVRTPTNINIPALVQTLQGCDFADVPMLILTIDPCISCTER, from the coding sequence ATGGGTAGCCATACAGTCATTCCCTTTGGGCCGCAGCACCCGGTTCTGCCCGAACCGGTGCATTTGGACCTTGAGCTGGAAGATGAAAAGGTGATTCGTGCCATTCCCTCGATTGGCTATGTGCACCGTGGACTTGAAAAACTGGTGGAAAAGCGCCAGTTTACAGAATATGTTTATGTAGCCGAGCGCATCTGCGGCATTTGTTCTTTTGGCCACGGGTGGGGTTACTGCAAGGCCGTAGAGGGCAACATGAATATTGAGGTGCCGCCGCGTGCGCGGTATCTGCGCACGATTTGGCATGAACTTTCACGTCTGCACAGCCACCTGCTGTGGCTGGGGCTTTTGGCAGACGGCATGGGTTTTGAAAGCTTATTTATGAATGCGTGGCGGCTGCGCGAGCAGATTTTGGATATCTTTGAAGCAACGACCGGCGGGCGTGTCATTTTTTCCGTCTGCAAAGTTGGTGGTGTGCGGCGGGATATTGACAACAGCACCCTGCGGGGCATTTCGCAGAAACTGCTGGATATGCGCGCAGAACTCAAACGCGTCACCGATACGTTTTTTGAAGAACCCACTGCGGTCAGCCGTCTGCGCGGCGTAGGCGTTTTGAGCCGCGAAAAAGCGCAGGACCTGTGCTGTGTAGGGCCGATGGCCCGCGCCAGCGGCATTCCGCTGGATATTCGCATGGTGGATACCGACGGCGCTTATCAGGATTTGAACTTTCAGCCCTGCCTTTCCAATGACGGTGACTGCTATGCCCGCTGCCGCGTGCGTGTAGATGAGCTGTTTACTTCTATTGATTTGATTCGGCAGGCAGTAGAGAAAATACCGGAAGGCGACCTTTCTGTTCCGGTAAAAGGAAACCCGGCCGGTGAATTTTTCACCCGTATTGAGCAGCCGCGCGGTGAGGCACTGTATTATGTAAAAGGCAACGGTACAAAGTATCTGGACCGCATGCGTGTGCGTACACCAACCAATATCAATATTCCGGCGCTGGTGCAGACGCTGCAGGGCTGTGACTTTGCCGATGTGCCCATGCTGATTTTAACCATTGACCCGTGCATCAGCTGCACCGAGCGGTAA
- the hypB gene encoding hydrogenase nickel incorporation protein HypB, with the protein MHMVKKDVMTDIYAENDHIADHVNGYLSEKGIYTVNVMGAPGAGKTTTLEQLIKRLGVRCYVVEGDIESDIDTERLRKEGINASQINTFGACHLDAPLLHNAVHAMTFDEQGILFVENVGNLVCPAEFSIGEDIKLLQVSTADGSDKPYKYPLAFEKANVILLSKTDLLPYLDFDEEFFMKGVRHLNPNVPVFKVCGKTGEGYDEAAKWLKERSGK; encoded by the coding sequence ATGCATATGGTTAAAAAAGACGTTATGACAGATATTTATGCCGAAAATGATCATATCGCCGACCATGTAAACGGATACCTTTCTGAAAAAGGTATCTATACGGTCAATGTAATGGGCGCGCCCGGCGCCGGCAAGACCACAACTCTGGAGCAGCTGATTAAGCGCTTGGGGGTCAGGTGCTATGTTGTAGAGGGCGATATTGAATCGGATATCGACACAGAGCGTCTGCGCAAAGAGGGCATCAACGCAAGCCAGATCAATACTTTTGGCGCCTGCCACCTGGATGCACCGCTGCTGCACAATGCTGTGCATGCCATGACCTTTGACGAGCAGGGAATCCTGTTTGTCGAAAATGTAGGCAACTTAGTGTGCCCGGCTGAGTTTTCAATCGGCGAGGATATTAAGCTGCTGCAGGTTTCTACAGCAGACGGCAGTGACAAGCCGTATAAATATCCGCTGGCTTTTGAAAAGGCCAATGTCATTTTGCTGAGCAAAACAGACCTGCTGCCATATCTCGACTTTGATGAAGAATTCTTTATGAAAGGCGTGCGGCATTTAAACCCCAATGTTCCTGTATTTAAAGTCTGTGGCAAGACCGGCGAGGGGTATGACGAGGCGGCCAAGTGGCTTAAAGAAAGGTCCGGCAAATGA
- a CDS encoding NADH-quinone oxidoreductase subunit B family protein yields the protein MSYMKKSPWIIHYDGSSCNGCDIETLACLTPLYDAERFGVINTGNPKHADIFLVTGAVNAQNLPVVRQIYSQMPEPKAVVAIGICACSGGVFRECYNIMGGVDKAIPVDVYVPGCAARPEAIIDGIVQALDILEKKREALRSGKVEELESKDSLPPMPEKTKRKEATP from the coding sequence ATGTCTTATATGAAAAAATCTCCGTGGATTATCCACTATGATGGTTCCAGCTGCAACGGCTGCGATATTGAAACGCTTGCCTGCCTGACACCGCTGTACGACGCGGAGCGCTTTGGCGTAATCAATACCGGCAACCCCAAGCATGCAGATATCTTTTTGGTAACGGGCGCGGTCAATGCCCAAAACTTGCCGGTCGTGCGGCAGATTTATTCCCAGATGCCAGAGCCGAAAGCAGTGGTTGCAATCGGTATTTGTGCCTGTTCGGGCGGCGTTTTTCGGGAATGCTACAATATTATGGGCGGCGTAGATAAAGCAATTCCGGTAGATGTCTATGTGCCCGGCTGTGCCGCGCGCCCAGAGGCCATTATCGACGGCATTGTGCAGGCACTGGATATTTTGGAAAAGAAACGCGAAGCACTGCGCTCTGGAAAAGTGGAAGAGCTCGAAAGCAAAGATAGCCTGCCGCCGATGCCGGAGAAAACAAAGCGCAAGGAGGCAACACCGTGA
- a CDS encoding HypC/HybG/HupF family hydrogenase formation chaperone: MCVAFPGRVLSIDGGRAKVDFSGSLTDVNVSLVDVKVGEYVLVHAGMALQTMGKEEAESLTDLFAEVREAADEK, from the coding sequence ATGTGCGTTGCTTTTCCGGGCAGGGTGCTTTCAATAGACGGCGGCCGCGCAAAGGTAGACTTTTCCGGTTCGCTGACAGATGTCAATGTCTCTTTGGTCGATGTTAAAGTCGGTGAATATGTGCTGGTGCATGCGGGCATGGCGCTGCAAACCATGGGCAAAGAGGAAGCCGAGTCTTTGACGGACCTTTTTGCAGAGGTACGCGAGGCAGCAGATGAAAAATGA
- the hypF gene encoding carbamoyltransferase HypF, with protein MTTYCLRVTGRVQGVGFRPAVCRIAHQLGLSGEVCNAGGEAEILCNADASQLGQFLEALRQCPPPIRIDHITAGESVPRRFSAFTAAESYHKSEVSFLPADIGICPACLKELWERGNARRRYPFISCAQCGPRYTIIRSLPYDRERTAMDVFPMCSLCKKQYADVQDRRCHGETLSCHSCGPQLLGTVRGSERRFEKEEALQQARALLQEGKIIAVKAVGGYNLVCRADSTAAVTALRTLKNRPTKPFAVLAASFSEAASICRISSQERALLESAARPIVLLRRAPGWEKAVCRETADPSGSLGIFLPAVGLYALLAEKLPLIVTSCNRSGEPILYRDSDLSAYYQEHTKIAGVFYNQRQILRPADDAVTRIIGGSPQLLRRTRGYMPEPVVTDAPLGDVLALGAQMEPAMCFAGSGRLCPVAVPGDLSELSSQQLFRDTVKDLSGLLQIRPQKVVCDLHPLYFTTALAKTYGLPVLQVQHHHAHALSVMVENHLSGEVLAVCFDGTGYGTNGAVWGGEFLLCKGLECTRVGHLAEIPMLGGDGSMRQGWKSAICHLAHAGLTSGDSRFPVVCAALRANINVIHNSSMGRLFDAAAAVLGLCQENTHQGRCAMTCENAAAAASARGETPVPMDFAEQNGIFDPAPLFPVLLAEKENAGAAALGFHQAVVRMTVRMAQQCGVKQIALTGGVFANRILLEGCEEVLAKRGFAVYVNRQVPPGDGGISLGQAYYGLLKG; from the coding sequence ATGACGACCTACTGCCTGCGGGTGACAGGACGTGTGCAGGGGGTCGGTTTCAGGCCGGCAGTCTGCCGCATTGCGCACCAGCTCGGGCTTTCGGGCGAGGTTTGCAATGCCGGCGGAGAAGCAGAAATTCTGTGCAATGCCGACGCTTCTCAGCTAGGGCAGTTCCTTGAAGCGTTGCGTCAGTGCCCGCCGCCCATTCGTATTGACCATATTACCGCCGGTGAAAGCGTTCCCCGGCGGTTTTCCGCTTTTACAGCGGCAGAGAGCTACCACAAATCTGAGGTGAGCTTTTTGCCCGCCGATATCGGTATTTGTCCTGCATGCCTCAAAGAGCTGTGGGAGCGCGGCAACGCGCGCCGGCGGTATCCGTTTATTTCCTGCGCACAGTGCGGGCCGCGCTACACGATTATTCGGTCGCTGCCCTATGACCGGGAACGCACGGCTATGGATGTTTTTCCTATGTGTTCCCTGTGTAAAAAGCAGTACGCCGATGTGCAGGACCGCCGCTGTCATGGCGAGACCCTTTCCTGTCATAGCTGCGGCCCGCAGCTGCTGGGTACAGTGCGGGGGAGCGAGCGGCGCTTTGAAAAAGAAGAGGCGCTGCAGCAGGCACGCGCCCTGCTGCAGGAAGGAAAAATCATTGCGGTCAAGGCCGTGGGCGGCTATAATTTAGTGTGTCGTGCAGACAGCACGGCTGCTGTAACGGCGTTGCGCACATTAAAGAACCGCCCGACAAAGCCTTTTGCAGTGCTGGCAGCGTCCTTTTCCGAAGCCGCGTCTATCTGCAGAATCAGCTCGCAAGAGCGCGCTCTGCTGGAGTCTGCCGCACGGCCGATTGTGCTGCTGCGGCGTGCGCCCGGCTGGGAAAAAGCTGTCTGCAGAGAGACAGCTGACCCCAGTGGAAGCCTCGGCATTTTTTTACCTGCAGTGGGACTGTATGCGCTCTTGGCGGAAAAACTGCCGCTGATTGTGACCAGCTGCAATCGTTCTGGGGAGCCCATTCTATACCGCGACAGCGATTTATCTGCGTATTATCAGGAACATACGAAAATCGCAGGCGTATTTTACAACCAGCGGCAGATTCTGCGTCCTGCTGATGATGCGGTTACCCGTATCATCGGTGGAAGCCCGCAGCTGCTGCGCCGCACCCGCGGGTACATGCCGGAACCGGTCGTGACAGACGCTCCTTTGGGCGACGTGCTGGCGCTGGGTGCACAGATGGAGCCAGCCATGTGCTTTGCTGGCAGTGGGCGGCTCTGCCCAGTTGCTGTACCGGGGGATTTATCAGAGCTTTCTTCGCAGCAGCTTTTTCGGGATACAGTCAAGGACCTTTCCGGTTTGCTGCAAATTCGTCCGCAGAAAGTTGTGTGTGACCTGCACCCGCTCTATTTTACAACAGCACTTGCCAAAACATATGGGCTGCCGGTTTTGCAGGTGCAGCATCACCACGCGCATGCGCTGTCGGTCATGGTAGAAAACCACCTTTCCGGCGAGGTGCTGGCAGTTTGTTTTGACGGCACCGGCTATGGGACAAACGGCGCAGTTTGGGGTGGCGAATTTTTACTGTGCAAAGGCCTAGAATGCACGCGGGTCGGCCATTTGGCTGAAATCCCGATGCTTGGCGGCGATGGCTCTATGCGGCAGGGGTGGAAATCGGCTATATGCCACTTGGCACACGCGGGCCTTACCAGCGGTGACAGCCGCTTCCCGGTGGTTTGTGCTGCACTGCGTGCAAACATCAACGTTATACACAATTCCAGTATGGGGCGGCTTTTCGATGCAGCTGCGGCTGTGCTTGGCCTGTGTCAGGAAAATACGCATCAGGGGCGCTGCGCAATGACCTGTGAAAATGCCGCCGCGGCAGCCTCCGCGCGCGGGGAAACGCCGGTACCCATGGACTTTGCCGAGCAAAACGGAATCTTTGATCCGGCGCCGCTCTTCCCGGTGCTTTTGGCGGAAAAGGAAAATGCGGGGGCTGCCGCATTGGGATTTCATCAGGCGGTTGTCCGCATGACCGTGCGCATGGCGCAGCAGTGCGGCGTGAAACAAATTGCTTTGACAGGCGGCGTCTTTGCCAACCGCATTCTGCTGGAGGGCTGTGAAGAAGTCCTGGCAAAGCGTGGCTTTGCCGTCTATGTAAATCGGCAGGTGCCGCCGGGCGACGGCGGCATCAGTCTGGGTCAGGCTTATTATGGATTACTGAAAGGATGA
- a CDS encoding hydrogenase maturation nickel metallochaperone HypA yields MHEYPITLRIVEIANQQANEANGRVTGIHLVVGDESGFIGESIQMYFDVIAEGTPCEGASLSIERVRPKLQCTACGRYFERRPFSFSCPFCGGDGRPTKIGKEFYIKDVELEVD; encoded by the coding sequence ATGCACGAGTACCCGATCACCCTGCGGATAGTCGAAATAGCAAACCAGCAGGCAAATGAAGCAAACGGGCGGGTCACCGGCATTCATTTGGTTGTTGGTGACGAGTCCGGCTTTATCGGGGAATCCATTCAAATGTATTTTGATGTGATTGCGGAAGGGACTCCCTGCGAGGGAGCCAGCCTTTCGATTGAGCGGGTGCGCCCAAAGCTGCAGTGCACGGCCTGCGGCAGGTACTTTGAGCGGCGTCCGTTTTCTTTTTCCTGTCCTTTCTGTGGCGGCGACGGCCGCCCGACTAAGATTGGAAAGGAATTCTATATTAAGGATGTAGAACTGGAGGTAGACTAG
- a CDS encoding NADH-quinone oxidoreductase subunit C, whose protein sequence is MKQQMIHIEVPQLLDQVERMKRQGCRMVQICCTRVPEGYELTYSFDKDYTLYNLRLTAAENEPVMSITSIYWPAFVYENEMHDLFGVQIRHIAHDVDYGGTFYRLAEKTPWHELSPRCTIVQKAPPADKPAAAKQAGTAAEKSKGGESNG, encoded by the coding sequence GTGAAGCAGCAGATGATTCATATTGAAGTCCCGCAGCTGCTCGACCAGGTTGAGCGTATGAAGAGGCAGGGCTGCCGCATGGTGCAGATTTGCTGTACCAGAGTGCCAGAGGGCTATGAGCTTACTTATTCCTTTGATAAAGATTATACTTTATACAACTTACGCTTGACAGCAGCCGAAAATGAGCCGGTTATGAGCATTACCAGCATTTATTGGCCGGCATTTGTTTATGAAAATGAGATGCACGACCTGTTTGGCGTGCAGATTCGCCATATTGCCCATGATGTTGATTATGGTGGAACGTTTTATCGCCTGGCAGAAAAGACACCGTGGCATGAACTGTCGCCGCGCTGCACCATTGTGCAGAAAGCACCGCCGGCCGACAAGCCTGCGGCGGCAAAACAGGCGGGTACGGCCGCTGAAAAGTCAAAAGGAGGAGAAAGCAATGGGTAG
- a CDS encoding NADH-quinone oxidoreductase subunit H, whose translation MSNILSGIAYILFAPLVGGLLAGIDRKITAHMQRRKGPPLLQSFYDVFKLCSKQGISVNRVQDFYVGGFLLFVIISGIFFFTHGDILLVVFTLTLASVCLIVAAYSSNSPYSQLGAERELLQTMSYEPMLLMMSIGFYLTFGTFNLADIVSGPQIGILYMPGLFFGLCYILIIKFRKSPFDLSMSHEAHQELIKGIATEFSGRTLAMVEVAHWYENIFLLGFVYLYFVWSAPYSPLIGIAACAVVFVLEILIDNCCSRVKWQRVLTSSWLVSLVAGFVNLLVLMSLR comes from the coding sequence ATGTCTAATATTCTTTCGGGAATTGCGTACATCCTTTTTGCGCCGCTTGTCGGCGGGCTGCTTGCCGGTATTGACCGCAAAATCACGGCGCACATGCAGCGCCGCAAGGGACCGCCGCTGCTGCAGTCTTTCTATGATGTCTTTAAGCTATGCAGCAAACAGGGTATTTCTGTAAACCGTGTGCAGGACTTTTACGTCGGCGGATTTCTGCTGTTTGTTATCATCAGCGGTATTTTCTTCTTTACGCACGGCGATATTCTGCTGGTCGTGTTTACACTGACCCTTGCCAGCGTGTGCTTAATCGTTGCAGCGTATTCTTCCAATTCGCCCTACAGCCAATTAGGCGCAGAGCGAGAGCTGCTGCAGACCATGTCTTACGAGCCCATGCTTCTGATGATGTCCATCGGTTTTTACCTGACATTCGGTACATTTAATCTGGCCGATATCGTCAGCGGGCCGCAAATCGGAATTTTGTATATGCCGGGGTTGTTCTTTGGCTTGTGCTACATTCTGATTATCAAATTCCGCAAATCTCCGTTTGATCTTTCCATGTCACACGAAGCGCACCAGGAATTAATTAAAGGAATTGCAACAGAATTTTCTGGTAGAACGCTTGCCATGGTCGAGGTTGCACATTGGTACGAAAATATTTTCCTGCTCGGCTTTGTGTACTTGTATTTTGTCTGGTCGGCGCCCTACAGTCCGCTTATCGGTATTGCGGCCTGCGCAGTGGTCTTTGTACTGGAAATTCTGATAGACAACTGCTGTTCGCGCGTAAAGTGGCAGCGTGTGCTGACTTCTTCGTGGCTGGTTTCGCTGGTCGCGGGCTTTGTCAACCTGCTGGTGCTTATGTCACTGCGCTGA
- a CDS encoding NCS2 family permease — MEETKKKPYHPKGDFFDLKGNGTNVHTEIMAGLTTFFTMSYILFVNPQVLSKTGMDSQAVFLATIIAAAIGTLVMALFANVPYAQAPGMGLNAFFTYTVCMSLHFTWQQALAMVFICGLINITITVTKFRKMIIKSIPRSIQNAISGGIGIFVAYIGLKNANLIQFSTDSSSMTSINGKAYSAAATYSGITSVASNGGVVPSIATFNQPSVLVALFGIILIVVLLMLNVKGAILIGIVATTVIGIPFGVTDFSGASITISSLGTSFSKLGTTFGAAFSQQGMGSLFNDPSKFLLVIMTIFAFSLSDTFDTIGTFIGTGRRTGIFSEEDEAALENGKGFNSKMDRALFADSIATSIGAIFGTSNTTTFVESASGIGAGGRTGLTSLTTAIMFLLCTILAPVAGCIPAAATAPALIIVGVMMMSSFKEVNWPDLEEAIPAFGAGIFMALAYSISYGIAAGFIFYCIVKIVKGKFKEIHPILLVSAILFILNFIVLAVL, encoded by the coding sequence ATGGAGGAAACCAAGAAAAAGCCGTACCATCCCAAGGGAGATTTCTTTGACCTGAAAGGGAATGGTACAAACGTCCATACGGAAATCATGGCTGGCTTGACAACATTCTTTACCATGTCGTACATTTTGTTTGTCAACCCGCAGGTGCTTAGTAAAACCGGTATGGACAGCCAGGCAGTGTTTCTTGCCACAATTATTGCGGCGGCAATTGGCACCCTGGTTATGGCACTGTTTGCAAATGTGCCGTATGCGCAGGCACCGGGCATGGGCTTAAATGCCTTTTTTACCTACACGGTCTGCATGTCCCTGCACTTCACCTGGCAGCAGGCGCTGGCAATGGTGTTTATCTGCGGCTTAATCAACATCACCATTACCGTTACAAAATTTCGCAAGATGATTATCAAATCCATACCCAGAAGCATACAGAATGCTATCAGCGGCGGCATTGGCATTTTTGTCGCCTATATCGGCCTGAAAAACGCGAATCTGATTCAGTTTTCGACAGATTCTTCTTCTATGACTTCGATTAACGGAAAAGCTTACAGCGCCGCGGCAACCTACAGCGGCATTACCTCAGTCGCTTCCAACGGCGGCGTGGTTCCGTCCATTGCCACCTTTAACCAGCCCTCGGTTTTGGTTGCGCTGTTTGGCATTATTTTGATTGTTGTTTTGCTGATGCTCAATGTCAAGGGCGCTATCTTGATTGGCATTGTTGCGACAACAGTTATCGGCATTCCGTTTGGTGTCACCGACTTTTCGGGCGCTTCCATCACCATTAGCTCTTTGGGCACATCATTTTCCAAGCTGGGTACAACCTTTGGCGCAGCTTTCAGCCAGCAGGGAATGGGATCGCTTTTCAATGACCCAAGCAAGTTTTTGCTGGTGATTATGACGATCTTTGCATTCAGCCTTTCCGATACGTTTGATACAATCGGCACCTTCATCGGCACCGGCCGCCGTACCGGCATCTTCAGCGAAGAAGACGAAGCAGCGCTGGAAAACGGAAAGGGTTTTAACTCCAAAATGGACCGTGCTCTGTTTGCGGACTCCATTGCAACTTCGATTGGTGCTATTTTCGGTACTTCCAACACCACCACGTTTGTAGAGAGCGCTTCCGGTATCGGCGCAGGCGGCCGCACCGGCTTGACCAGCCTGACCACCGCGATTATGTTCCTGCTCTGCACGATCCTGGCTCCGGTTGCAGGCTGCATTCCGGCCGCAGCAACGGCACCGGCTCTGATTATCGTCGGCGTTATGATGATGAGCTCCTTTAAAGAAGTCAACTGGCCTGACCTGGAAGAAGCCATTCCTGCATTCGGCGCAGGTATCTTTATGGCACTGGCTTACAGCATTTCCTACGGCATTGCGGCAGGCTTTATCTTCTACTGCATTGTCAAGATTGTAAAAGGAAAGTTCAAAGAAATCCATCCGATTCTGCTGGTTTCCGCAATCTTGTTCATTCTGAACTTTATTGTACTGGCAGTCCTTTAA
- the hypD gene encoding hydrogenase formation protein HypD: protein MKNEQMAAYLTHYRGRPLRLMEVCGTHTSVLYRSGLRGMLPAQVAMLSGPGCPVCVTPTAYIDRLTELSLTPGVCVLSFGDMLAVPGSKLSLAGARARGGRVGFFYAPEQALKIAAKEPKTCFVLAAVGFETTAPVWAVLAETILQQGIQNVRLLTALKTMPLAMDALCETGDIDGFLCPGHVAVVSGSESFRPLADKWKKPMVVGGFTPELLLRALCRLLREAGERHSGVWNEYPAYVRRDGNSKAKAVVARVFETGPACWRGLGVLAGSGLYLRGKYAALDAGSGALYDDRAPEGCCCGKVLTGALTPQQCPLFGKACLPEHPVGACMVSSEGSCRITYLERGDSL from the coding sequence ATGAAAAATGAGCAAATGGCAGCGTATCTGACCCATTACCGGGGCAGGCCGCTGCGCCTGATGGAGGTCTGTGGAACGCATACCTCTGTTCTTTACCGCTCAGGGCTGAGGGGAATGCTGCCTGCACAGGTGGCTATGCTTTCCGGTCCTGGGTGCCCGGTGTGCGTCACGCCTACAGCCTATATTGACCGTCTGACAGAGCTTTCTCTGACGCCGGGGGTCTGTGTGCTTTCCTTTGGGGATATGCTGGCGGTGCCGGGCAGCAAGCTTTCTCTGGCCGGCGCGCGGGCACGCGGCGGGCGGGTTGGCTTTTTTTATGCGCCGGAGCAGGCGCTGAAAATAGCGGCCAAAGAACCAAAGACTTGCTTTGTTTTGGCTGCCGTTGGTTTTGAAACCACTGCGCCGGTATGGGCGGTGCTGGCAGAGACTATTTTACAGCAGGGCATACAGAATGTCCGCTTGCTGACGGCTTTAAAAACCATGCCCCTTGCTATGGACGCTTTGTGTGAAACAGGCGATATTGATGGCTTCTTGTGTCCCGGACATGTCGCGGTGGTGTCAGGCAGCGAGTCCTTTCGCCCTTTGGCAGACAAGTGGAAAAAGCCAATGGTCGTAGGCGGCTTTACGCCAGAGCTGCTTTTGCGGGCGCTGTGCCGGCTGCTGCGGGAAGCGGGAGAACGGCACAGCGGTGTCTGGAATGAATACCCTGCCTATGTACGCCGGGACGGCAACTCAAAGGCAAAAGCCGTCGTTGCGCGGGTGTTTGAGACTGGACCTGCGTGCTGGCGGGGGCTCGGTGTACTGGCGGGATCTGGTTTATATCTGCGCGGAAAGTATGCTGCACTGGATGCCGGCAGCGGGGCACTTTATGATGACCGTGCACCAGAGGGCTGCTGCTGTGGAAAAGTGCTGACCGGTGCGCTTACCCCGCAGCAGTGTCCGCTTTTTGGCAAGGCTTGTCTGCCAGAGCACCCGGTCGGCGCCTGTATGGTGTCGTCCGAGGGCAGCTGCCGCATTACTTACCTGGAAAGAGGAGATTCTTTATGA
- a CDS encoding 4Fe-4S dicluster domain-containing protein encodes MSYLHFARTILSSLFKKPATRNYPAVPRKYPEITRGKIVMNIENCIFCGMCMRKCPADAITVTRAQKKWEINPFSCIQCGCCVETCPKKCLSMQQQYTQPAPQKSEEVFYARVPDHPADSRNSKPAGK; translated from the coding sequence ATGTCTTACCTGCATTTTGCCCGAACCATTTTATCCAGTCTGTTTAAAAAACCGGCTACCCGCAACTACCCAGCTGTACCGCGCAAATATCCGGAGATTACGCGCGGAAAAATTGTGATGAATATTGAAAACTGCATTTTCTGCGGCATGTGTATGCGCAAGTGCCCGGCAGATGCCATTACGGTGACTCGTGCACAGAAAAAGTGGGAAATCAATCCTTTTTCCTGCATACAGTGTGGCTGCTGCGTAGAGACCTGCCCGAAAAAGTGCCTTTCCATGCAGCAGCAGTATACACAGCCTGCACCGCAGAAATCGGAGGAGGTATTTTATGCACGAGTACCCGATCACCCTGCGGATAGTCGAAATAGCAAACCAGCAGGCAAATGA